One part of the Bacteroidia bacterium genome encodes these proteins:
- a CDS encoding dTDP-glucose pyrophosphorylase — MSKELEIIGLIPASGKASRIQPIPCSKEVMPIAFQQMANGQEAPRVISQNTVDAYIEAGASRIFFIIRKGKWDIPNYYGDGSEFGTQMAYLIMNRPFGIPYTLDQAHSYVQDAICLLGFPDMLVDPADAYKHLVDKLKEVDADVVLGLFPIHDEVQKTKSDMVGIDANGDVLDIQVKPRETNLHYSWGMAAWKPDFSNFMHEYLKEDEKKFLTNPDAPETYPGHVILEAAKAGMKVSSVCFDEGSFVDLGTPVKLKNMFSST, encoded by the coding sequence ATGAGTAAAGAATTAGAGATAATTGGATTGATCCCTGCATCCGGAAAGGCAAGTCGAATTCAACCCATACCCTGTAGCAAAGAAGTAATGCCCATTGCATTTCAACAAATGGCTAATGGGCAGGAAGCTCCCAGAGTGATTTCTCAAAATACTGTTGATGCCTATATAGAAGCTGGAGCCTCCCGAATTTTCTTTATCATTCGTAAAGGCAAATGGGACATTCCCAATTACTATGGCGATGGTTCCGAATTTGGGACTCAGATGGCCTATTTGATCATGAATCGCCCATTCGGAATTCCCTATACCCTGGATCAGGCCCATTCCTATGTTCAGGATGCCATTTGTCTATTAGGTTTTCCGGATATGCTGGTAGATCCTGCGGACGCTTATAAGCATTTGGTGGATAAGCTTAAGGAAGTAGATGCTGATGTAGTCCTGGGATTGTTTCCAATACATGATGAAGTTCAGAAGACGAAGAGTGATATGGTAGGAATCGATGCAAATGGAGATGTTTTGGATATTCAGGTAAAGCCACGGGAAACGAATTTGCACTATTCATGGGGGATGGCCGCCTGGAAACCCGATTTTTCCAACTTCATGCATGAATATCTGAAAGAAGATGAAAAGAAATTCCTGACAAATCCCGATGCTCCGGAGACCTATCCAGGGCATGTAATCCTGGAAGCTGCAAAGGCCGGAATGAAGGTTTCCAGCGTTTGCTTTGACGAAGGCTCCTTTGTGGATTTGGGAACTCCTGTCAAGTTGAAAAATATGTTTAGCTCTACTTAG
- a CDS encoding glycosyltransferase family 2 protein, with amino-acid sequence MNTDLQTHAKALVSIAIPTMNRRHDLPTSINSVLNQDYHNIELIISDNGSTDDTPEFCRELAERDPRVKYIRHEENLGLIPNWNYALHASEGKYFMWLGDDDWIEPGTLKTYVDFLEANPAYSLVSGEILYWQEGKCVRVESGLSQEDKVPASRSTNYYGKVIDGAMVYGLCRTDLAKKIEQENGIGPDWHFVAAMAFQGKIKQLNFISYNKVLGGNSASYKRYAQIMGVNEWWGYAPFIKIALDVLEVIKHKYPVYQTLSKSKRSLLAYQAFLGVLKNFYINRYPYIIGGKFLRAIGIKTPNEKRIEDLQKVVKQV; translated from the coding sequence ATGAATACGGACCTCCAGACGCACGCAAAGGCGCTGGTTTCAATAGCAATCCCTACGATGAATCGGAGGCATGATCTTCCGACCTCCATCAACTCTGTTCTAAATCAAGATTATCATAATATTGAACTTATCATTTCTGATAATGGTTCGACAGATGACACGCCTGAATTTTGTCGTGAACTGGCTGAAAGGGACCCAAGGGTCAAATACATCCGGCATGAAGAAAATCTGGGACTGATTCCTAACTGGAATTATGCTTTGCATGCTTCAGAAGGGAAATACTTCATGTGGTTGGGGGATGACGACTGGATAGAACCAGGCACCCTAAAAACCTATGTAGATTTTCTGGAAGCGAATCCAGCGTATTCTTTGGTAAGTGGGGAAATTTTGTACTGGCAGGAAGGAAAATGTGTTCGCGTAGAAAGTGGCCTGAGCCAGGAGGACAAAGTACCTGCATCGAGAAGCACCAACTATTACGGAAAAGTCATCGATGGCGCTATGGTGTATGGCTTATGTAGAACTGATTTGGCCAAAAAGATTGAGCAGGAAAACGGCATTGGTCCTGACTGGCATTTCGTCGCAGCTATGGCTTTTCAGGGTAAAATCAAACAATTGAATTTTATCAGCTATAATAAAGTTTTAGGCGGAAATTCGGCCAGTTATAAGCGTTATGCCCAGATCATGGGAGTAAATGAGTGGTGGGGATATGCACCCTTCATCAAAATTGCCCTGGATGTATTGGAGGTGATCAAACACAAGTATCCCGTATATCAGACACTCAGCAAATCCAAAAGATCTTTGCTTGCCTATCAGGCTTTTCTGGGGGTGTTGAAAAATTTCTATATAAACAGATATCCCTATATCATTGGGGGAAAGTTCCTACGCGCAATAGGCATCAAAACCCCAAATGAAAAGAGAATAGAAGATTTGCAAAAAGTTGTAAAGCAGGTCTAA
- a CDS encoding MBOAT family O-acyltransferase: protein MLFNSLEFLWFFPTVILLYFIMRPQYRWALLLAASYYFYMAWKPEYILLIVISTLIDYYCGRKMGEIEEKKKRRPYLYASLLSNLGILFSFKYFGFFNDSLRTVVESFGATYHGPTFELILPMGISFYTFQTLSYSVDVYNGNLKPEKHLGIFALFVSFFPQLVAGPIERASNLLPQFHKVFKFESARVNSGLRQMLWGMFKKVVVADRLAVLVNSVYNDPTEFGGVSLMLATFFFAFQIYCDFSGYSDIAIGAARVMGYDLMTNFRTPYFSKSISEFWKRWHISLSTWFRDYVYIPMGGNRVVKWRWYYNLIITFLVSGLWHGANWTFVIWGGLHGAYLVASILLAPLRARGNKLLGLKDGSLMMKTVDVLMIFSLVCLGWIFFRANTVQDAFYICTHLFSGIGPELVAFWDTVKLMQISLYLESASGASLGMTIWDLFLAFSGIGFICVVEYIMSKVEVMRRFNKLPVWLKWSVYWVLIYSIIFFRSFSSSEFIYFQF from the coding sequence ATGCTATTTAACTCACTAGAGTTTCTCTGGTTTTTCCCTACCGTAATCCTGCTTTATTTCATTATGCGTCCTCAGTATAGGTGGGCGTTATTACTGGCGGCCAGCTATTATTTTTATATGGCCTGGAAGCCAGAGTACATTTTATTAATCGTGATTTCTACCCTGATCGATTATTACTGCGGTAGAAAAATGGGAGAGATCGAGGAGAAGAAAAAACGAAGACCTTATCTATATGCCAGTTTGCTTTCCAATCTGGGCATTCTTTTCTCCTTCAAATACTTTGGATTTTTTAATGATTCCCTGCGGACAGTCGTCGAATCTTTCGGCGCTACCTATCATGGGCCCACTTTTGAGCTCATCCTGCCTATGGGAATTTCCTTTTATACCTTTCAAACCCTCAGCTATTCAGTCGATGTTTACAATGGTAATCTCAAACCGGAAAAGCATTTGGGTATTTTTGCCCTCTTTGTCTCCTTCTTCCCGCAATTGGTAGCAGGACCTATCGAAAGGGCAAGCAATCTTCTCCCTCAATTTCATAAAGTATTCAAGTTCGAATCGGCCAGGGTCAATTCCGGCCTGCGGCAGATGCTTTGGGGGATGTTTAAAAAAGTGGTCGTTGCAGACCGTTTGGCGGTTCTCGTAAATTCCGTTTATAATGATCCTACGGAATTTGGAGGAGTGAGCCTGATGTTGGCTACCTTCTTTTTTGCCTTCCAGATCTATTGTGATTTCTCTGGATACTCAGATATAGCGATTGGGGCAGCCAGAGTTATGGGCTATGACCTCATGACCAATTTCCGAACGCCCTACTTCTCCAAAAGCATTTCAGAGTTTTGGAAACGCTGGCATATTTCTCTTTCCACCTGGTTCAGGGATTATGTATACATTCCTATGGGAGGAAATCGGGTAGTAAAATGGAGATGGTATTACAACCTCATCATAACCTTCCTCGTAAGTGGGCTCTGGCATGGAGCCAACTGGACCTTTGTTATATGGGGAGGTTTGCATGGAGCCTATTTGGTTGCTTCCATTTTGCTGGCACCTTTGAGAGCGAGAGGCAACAAGCTTCTGGGGCTAAAGGACGGAAGTCTGATGATGAAGACGGTAGATGTATTGATGATTTTCAGTCTGGTATGTCTGGGGTGGATATTCTTTAGAGCAAACACCGTTCAGGATGCCTTCTATATCTGTACCCATTTGTTTAGCGGTATAGGGCCGGAATTAGTAGCCTTTTGGGATACTGTGAAATTGATGCAAATTTCTCTTTACCTCGAATCCGCAAGCGGTGCAAGTTTAGGCATGACCATTTGGGATTTATTTCTGGCATTTTCAGGCATCGGCTTTATCTGTGTGGTTGAATACATCATGTCAAAAGTAGAAGTGATGCGTCGATTTAACAAGCTACCCGTATGGCTCAAGTGGAGCGTATATTGGGTACTTATTTATAGCATAATATTCTTTAGATCATTTAGTAGCAGCGAATTCATTTATTTTCAGTTTTAG